The following are encoded together in the Phaseolus vulgaris cultivar G19833 chromosome 9, P. vulgaris v2.0, whole genome shotgun sequence genome:
- the LOC137821596 gene encoding two-component response regulator-like APRR5, whose protein sequence is MGETVMSGEKSVRVEKEESASASKGELKGLMRWEKFLPRMILRVLLVEADDSTRQIIAALLRKCSYKVAAVSDGLKAWELLKGRPGSVDLILTEVDLPSISGYALLTLIMEHDICKNIPVIMMSSKDSISTVYKCMLRGAADYLVKPIRKNELRNLWQHVWRRQSSATGTNGPQDESVAQQKIEATAENNAASNRSSGDAACIQINMELIEKGSDAQSSCTKPDLEAESGPVDNTLEFSPAKCGEEYPNGAETQEVETCIRLGRTLMMNDSHAGGLTMQRNGEASTTNDKDADPEHLGNASISGEAHDNHYVQINSSREAIDLIGAFHTHPNCMVKSPTVDCTGKVDLSPQLDLSLRRSRPSSFENELTEERHTLMHSNASAFKRYTNRQLQVLTPAALINFSDQQRDQRANGKESISHVVTGCNSDSSTPGMQRYMVSPTTVQSKESELATSHSQQVHSLPIPVKGVRFNDLWTAYGSVHPSMFRTQSGPPTMPSPSSVVLLEPNFQNAFHQSNMKESSSEQLYESLGPNGNSSQNHIVYTQEHKTEHAEVRGHISPTTDQSVSSSFCNGNASHLNSIGYGSNCGSISNVDQVTTVRVASESKNEDLTNNANSHRSIQREAALNKFRLKRKERCYEKKVRYESRKKLAEQRPRVKGQFVRQVLPDGLVAEQDGKEYDHSQISDLLERRA, encoded by the exons ATGGGGGAGACGGTGATGAGCGGAGAGAAGTCAGTGAGAGTGGAGAAGGAAGAGAGTGCGAGTGCTAGCAAGGGTGAATTGAAGGGCTTGATGAGATGGGAGAAGTTTCTGCCTAGGATGATTTTGAGGGTGTTGTTGGTTGAAGCCGATGACTCCACAAGGCAGATTATAGCTGCGCTTCTCAGAAAATGCAGCTACAAAG TGGCTGCAGTTTCTGATGGCTTGAAGGCGTGGGAATTACTCAAGGGAAGACCGGGGAGTGTTGATCTTATACTGACCGAAGTGGATTTGCCATCCATATCTGGCTATGCTCTTCTTACGTTGATTATGGAGCATGATATTTGCAAAAACATCCCTGTCATAA TGATGTCTTCCAAAGATTCAATTAGCACAGTATACAAATGCATGCTGAGAGGTGCTGCCGATTATCTTGTTAAGCCAATAAGGAAAAATGAACTGAGAAATTTGTGGCAACATGTTTGGAGAAGACAATCA TCAGCCACTGGCACAAATGGTCCCCAAGATGAGAGTGTTGCACAGCAGAAGATTGAAGCCACTGCTGAAAATAATGCTGCTAGCAATCGTTCAAGTGGTGATGCTGCCTGCATTCAGATAAATATGGAATTAATTGAGAAAGGAAGTGATGCACAG AGCTCTTGTACTAAGCCTGACTTGGAAGCTGAGAGTGGCCCTGTGGATAACACGCTAGAATTTTCTCCAGCGAAATGTGGGGAAGAATATCCAAATGGAGCAGAGACACAAGAGGTTGAAACATGCATTCGTTTAGGACGGACATTGATGATGAATGACAGTCATGCTGGAG gATTAACTATGCAGAGAAATGGTGAGGCAAGCACAACTAATGACAAGGATGCTGATCCAGAGCATTTGGGGAATGCTAGCATCAGTGGTGAGGCTCATGACAATCACTATGTTCAAATTAACTCTTCCAGGGAAGCTATTGACTTGATAGGAGCATTTCATACTCATCCCAACTGCATGGTAAAGAGTCCCACAGTTGATTGCACGGGCAAAGTTGACCTTTCTCCTCAATTAGATCTTTCTCTGAGAAGATCTCGTCCCAGCAGCTTTGAGAATGAACTCACTGAAGAAAGGCACACCCTGATGCATTCTAATGCTTCAGCCTTCAAGCG GTATACTAACAGGCAATTGCAAGTATTGACGCCTGCAGCGTTAATTAACTTCTCTGATCAACAAAGAGATCAGAGAGCAAATGGTAAGGAAAGCATCTCACACGTTGTTACTGGCTGCAACTCCGATAGTTCAACACCAGGTATGCAAAGATATATGGTGTCTCCAACTACAGTCCAATCAAAAGAGTCTGAACTTGCAACCTCACACTCTCAACAAGTGCATTCTCTCCCAATTCCAGTAAAGGGTGTAAGGTTCAATGATCTATGGACAGCCTATGGTTCTGTACATCCTTCAATGTTTCGTACACAGTCAGGTCCACCAACAATGCCAAGTCCAAGTTCAGTtgtgcttcttgaaccaaactTTCAAAATGCTTTTCATCAGTCAAACATGAAAGAGAGTAGTTCGGAGCAGCTTTATGAATCTCTTGGTCCAAATGGAAACAGTTCCCAGAACCACATTGTGTACACACAGGAGCACAAAACAGAACATGCAGAGGTTCGAGGGCATATCTCTCCTACAACTGATCAAAGTGTGTCGAGTAGTTTCTGTAATGGAAACGCAAGCCATCTTAACAGCATCGGTTATGGAAGCAACTGTGGAAGTATAAGCAACGTTGATCAAGTTACCACTGTCAGGGTAGCTTCAGAGAGCAAGAATGAGGACCTCACAAACAATGCAAACTCCCATCGATCAATCCAAAGAGAAGCAGCACTAAACAAATTCCggttgaaaagaaaagagagatgctatgagaaaaag GTTCGATATGAGAGCAGAAAGAAACTAGCAGAGCAGCGTCCCAGAGTGAAAGGACAGTTTGTTCGTCAAGTTCTTCCTGATGGTCTTGTTGCAGAACAAGATGGTAAAGAATATGATCATTCACAGATTTCTGACTTGCTGGAGAGGAGAGCATGA